In Hydrogenovibrio thermophilus, the following are encoded in one genomic region:
- a CDS encoding LysR substrate-binding domain-containing protein — MIDVRHLKTLLALQQHNSVSLAAQTLCMTQSALSHQIKQLEHSLGLKLFERKSSPIRFTPAGKMLLKTAQEIVPKLEQTEMALKSFEAGEQGRLFIGVECHTCFEWLLPVMRSYQQAWQGVDMDVVNSLSGAANNQALSNLQRQKLDLVITSDPIELSGVIYKELFSYESVLVTAAGHPLAESDWITPQDLKHETLIHYPVPKEKLDVFKHFLMPADISPNERLSEMTLMMLQLVESRKGVCVLPKWLLATLPEFQHLPTLRLGTQGLWSKLYAAIHEDAENKAYIGAFIDRIKQEMQNT, encoded by the coding sequence ATGATTGACGTTCGCCACCTTAAGACCCTGCTGGCGCTGCAACAACACAACAGCGTCAGCCTGGCCGCGCAGACCTTGTGCATGACGCAATCGGCGCTGTCGCATCAAATCAAACAACTGGAGCACAGTCTCGGTTTGAAGCTGTTCGAGCGCAAAAGCTCGCCGATTCGATTCACCCCCGCCGGCAAAATGCTGCTGAAAACCGCTCAGGAAATCGTGCCCAAGCTGGAACAAACCGAGATGGCGCTGAAAAGTTTCGAGGCGGGCGAGCAAGGGCGTTTGTTCATCGGCGTGGAATGCCACACCTGTTTTGAATGGCTTCTGCCGGTGATGCGCAGTTATCAACAGGCCTGGCAGGGTGTGGACATGGACGTGGTCAATAGCTTGTCCGGCGCGGCGAACAATCAAGCGCTCTCCAACCTGCAACGCCAGAAGCTAGATTTGGTCATCACCTCCGACCCAATCGAATTGAGCGGTGTGATCTACAAGGAATTATTCAGTTACGAATCCGTTCTGGTAACCGCCGCCGGGCACCCGCTGGCGGAATCCGACTGGATTACCCCGCAGGATTTGAAACACGAAACCCTGATTCATTATCCGGTTCCGAAAGAAAAGCTGGATGTGTTCAAACATTTTCTGATGCCAGCGGACATTTCACCGAACGAACGTTTATCGGAAATGACGTTGATGATGCTGCAATTAGTGGAAAGCCGTAAAGGCGTGTGTGTTCTGCCAAAGTGGCTGCTGGCGACCTTGCCGGAATTCCAGCATTTACCGACCCTTCGGCTCGGCACGCAAGGTTTGTGGTCGAAGCTTTACGCCGCCATTCATGAAGATGCGGAAAACAAAGCCTACATCGGCGCATTTATCGACAGAATCAAACAGGAAATGCAAAATACCTGA
- a CDS encoding EF-hand domain-containing protein, which translates to MKKFRLITAFLASIGMAGVAMGESQVDQLWSDLNADKNDALSADEAKASDQVQAQWSLLDVDQDGQLSYKEFSMIDLTK; encoded by the coding sequence ATGAAAAAATTTAGACTGATCACAGCATTTTTGGCTTCTATCGGTATGGCAGGCGTTGCGATGGGTGAATCGCAAGTGGATCAACTTTGGTCTGATTTGAACGCCGACAAAAATGACGCGCTGAGCGCAGACGAAGCGAAAGCGTCTGACCAGGTTCAAGCGCAGTGGAGCTTGTTGGATGTCGACCAAGACGGCCAATTGAGCTACAAAGAGTTTTCAATGATCGATTTGACGAAGTAA